One window of the Dreissena polymorpha isolate Duluth1 chromosome 5, UMN_Dpol_1.0, whole genome shotgun sequence genome contains the following:
- the LOC127882282 gene encoding caspase-14-like isoform X4 has protein sequence MDLGFESNAILNTRGIYRTEDMDEQTPKITETGTSKECDKQPETETETSPLTCAGESSFGPRDFEKTVFIHPAILSKGFGESIDAAYPCDGTGFVLLINYSHNRPGSEKDVNKLTGFFRDELGYELEVAQDNMTRHQLRNCLENARTKIDTRFYCFICIVMAHGDETGIMTSDDKVQPYNEILETFDNKSMQNFAGRPKLFFINACRGNRLQTSVPLVNLDHTEADAKPFTPPKLVAETADIFAVYSTVSGFASIRDTEEGSVFIQSCVDVFKKYYDRKTVIEMTTAIQRKVQDRESCQVSEVKTTLTKQLYLKNVKWSSLDQFAQLELKEI, from the exons ATGGACTTAGGGTTTGAATCGAATGCAATCCTGAATACACGCg GGATTTATCGAACAGAAGATATGGACGAACAAACACCGAAAATAACAGAAACGGGCACTTCAAAAGAATGTGATAAACAACCTGAGACCGAAACTGAAACAA GTCCGTTAACATGCGCTGGTGAATCAAGTTTTGGGCCTCGAGACTTCGAAAAAACAGTTTTCATTCACCCAGCAATCTTATCCAAGGGATTTGGAGAGAGCA TTGATGCTGCATACCCGTGCGATGGCACCGGCTTTGTGCTCCTTATAAACTACTCACATAACAGACCAG GGTCAGAAAAAGATGTGAACAAATTGACGGGATTTTTTCGTGATGAACTTGGTTATGAACTTGAAGTCGCCCAGGACAATATGACAAGACATCAACTGAGAAACTGTTTAGAGAACGCGAGGACAAAAATTGACACCCGTTTCTACTGTTTTATCTGCATTGTTATGGCACACGGAGATGAG ACTGGAATAATGACATCCGACGACAAAGTGCAACCATACAACGAAATTTTGGAAACATTCGATAACAAAAGCATGCAGAACTTTGCAG gaCGACCCAAGCTTTTTTTTATCAATGCGTGTAGGGGAAATAGGTTGCAGACGAGCGTTCCGCTTGTGAATCTTGACCACACTGAGGCTGATGCAAAACCGTTTACACCACCCAAATTGGTTGCCGAAACAGCCGACATATTTGCAGTGTATTCGACAGTCTCTG GTTTCGCTTCAATAAGAGACACGGAAGAAGGATCTGTGTTTATCCAGTCTTGTGTAGATGTTTTCAAGAAATACTACGACAGGAAAACTGTTATCGAAATGACAACAGCCATTCAAAGAAAAGTACAAGACAGAGAATCTTGTCAAGTTTCAGAAGTTAAAACTACGCttacaaaacaattgtatctcaAGAACGTGAAATGGTCATCACTTGATCAGTTTGCACAACTAGAGTTGAAAGAAATCTAG
- the LOC127882282 gene encoding caspase-14-like isoform X2, whose amino-acid sequence MDQIEGRDEETAKVTATGTLNKCDNQQETEFETRIYRTEDMDEQTPKITETGTSKECDKQPETETETSPLTCAGESSFGPRDFEKTVFIHPAILSKGFGESIDAAYPCDGTGFVLLINYSHNRPGSEKDVNKLTGFFRDELGYELEVAQDNMTRHQLRNCLENARTKIDTRFYCFICIVMAHGDETGIMTSDDKVQPYNEILETFDNKSMQNFAGRPKLFFINACRGNRLQTSVPLVNLDHTEADAKPFTPPKLVAETADIFAVYSTVSGFASIRDTEEGSVFIQSCVDVFKKYYDRKTVIEMTTAIQRKVQDRESCQVSEVKTTLTKQLYLKNVKWSSLDQFAQLELKEI is encoded by the exons ATGGATCAAATAGAAGGTAGAGACGAGGAAACGGCGAAAGTAACAGCTACGGGTACTTTAAACAAATGTGATAATCAACAAGAGACTGAATTTGAAACAA GGATTTATCGAACAGAAGATATGGACGAACAAACACCGAAAATAACAGAAACGGGCACTTCAAAAGAATGTGATAAACAACCTGAGACCGAAACTGAAACAA GTCCGTTAACATGCGCTGGTGAATCAAGTTTTGGGCCTCGAGACTTCGAAAAAACAGTTTTCATTCACCCAGCAATCTTATCCAAGGGATTTGGAGAGAGCA TTGATGCTGCATACCCGTGCGATGGCACCGGCTTTGTGCTCCTTATAAACTACTCACATAACAGACCAG GGTCAGAAAAAGATGTGAACAAATTGACGGGATTTTTTCGTGATGAACTTGGTTATGAACTTGAAGTCGCCCAGGACAATATGACAAGACATCAACTGAGAAACTGTTTAGAGAACGCGAGGACAAAAATTGACACCCGTTTCTACTGTTTTATCTGCATTGTTATGGCACACGGAGATGAG ACTGGAATAATGACATCCGACGACAAAGTGCAACCATACAACGAAATTTTGGAAACATTCGATAACAAAAGCATGCAGAACTTTGCAG gaCGACCCAAGCTTTTTTTTATCAATGCGTGTAGGGGAAATAGGTTGCAGACGAGCGTTCCGCTTGTGAATCTTGACCACACTGAGGCTGATGCAAAACCGTTTACACCACCCAAATTGGTTGCCGAAACAGCCGACATATTTGCAGTGTATTCGACAGTCTCTG GTTTCGCTTCAATAAGAGACACGGAAGAAGGATCTGTGTTTATCCAGTCTTGTGTAGATGTTTTCAAGAAATACTACGACAGGAAAACTGTTATCGAAATGACAACAGCCATTCAAAGAAAAGTACAAGACAGAGAATCTTGTCAAGTTTCAGAAGTTAAAACTACGCttacaaaacaattgtatctcaAGAACGTGAAATGGTCATCACTTGATCAGTTTGCACAACTAGAGTTGAAAGAAATCTAG
- the LOC127882282 gene encoding caspase-14-like isoform X5, which produces MDEQTPKITETGTSKECDKQPETETETSPLTCAGESSFGPRDFEKTVFIHPAILSKGFGESIDAAYPCDGTGFVLLINYSHNRPGSEKDVNKLTGFFRDELGYELEVAQDNMTRHQLRNCLENARTKIDTRFYCFICIVMAHGDETGIMTSDDKVQPYNEILETFDNKSMQNFAGRPKLFFINACRGNRLQTSVPLVNLDHTEADAKPFTPPKLVAETADIFAVYSTVSGFASIRDTEEGSVFIQSCVDVFKKYYDRKTVIEMTTAIQRKVQDRESCQVSEVKTTLTKQLYLKNVKWSSLDQFAQLELKEI; this is translated from the exons ATGGACGAACAAACACCGAAAATAACAGAAACGGGCACTTCAAAAGAATGTGATAAACAACCTGAGACCGAAACTGAAACAA GTCCGTTAACATGCGCTGGTGAATCAAGTTTTGGGCCTCGAGACTTCGAAAAAACAGTTTTCATTCACCCAGCAATCTTATCCAAGGGATTTGGAGAGAGCA TTGATGCTGCATACCCGTGCGATGGCACCGGCTTTGTGCTCCTTATAAACTACTCACATAACAGACCAG GGTCAGAAAAAGATGTGAACAAATTGACGGGATTTTTTCGTGATGAACTTGGTTATGAACTTGAAGTCGCCCAGGACAATATGACAAGACATCAACTGAGAAACTGTTTAGAGAACGCGAGGACAAAAATTGACACCCGTTTCTACTGTTTTATCTGCATTGTTATGGCACACGGAGATGAG ACTGGAATAATGACATCCGACGACAAAGTGCAACCATACAACGAAATTTTGGAAACATTCGATAACAAAAGCATGCAGAACTTTGCAG gaCGACCCAAGCTTTTTTTTATCAATGCGTGTAGGGGAAATAGGTTGCAGACGAGCGTTCCGCTTGTGAATCTTGACCACACTGAGGCTGATGCAAAACCGTTTACACCACCCAAATTGGTTGCCGAAACAGCCGACATATTTGCAGTGTATTCGACAGTCTCTG GTTTCGCTTCAATAAGAGACACGGAAGAAGGATCTGTGTTTATCCAGTCTTGTGTAGATGTTTTCAAGAAATACTACGACAGGAAAACTGTTATCGAAATGACAACAGCCATTCAAAGAAAAGTACAAGACAGAGAATCTTGTCAAGTTTCAGAAGTTAAAACTACGCttacaaaacaattgtatctcaAGAACGTGAAATGGTCATCACTTGATCAGTTTGCACAACTAGAGTTGAAAGAAATCTAG
- the LOC127882282 gene encoding caspase-14-like isoform X1 encodes MSQSIFWILHKYTPCLNVSNNAVNTLFIWISPLSTRIYRTEDMDEQTPKITETGTSKECDKQPETETETSPLTCAGESSFGPRDFEKTVFIHPAILSKGFGESIDAAYPCDGTGFVLLINYSHNRPGSEKDVNKLTGFFRDELGYELEVAQDNMTRHQLRNCLENARTKIDTRFYCFICIVMAHGDETGIMTSDDKVQPYNEILETFDNKSMQNFAGRPKLFFINACRGNRLQTSVPLVNLDHTEADAKPFTPPKLVAETADIFAVYSTVSGFASIRDTEEGSVFIQSCVDVFKKYYDRKTVIEMTTAIQRKVQDRESCQVSEVKTTLTKQLYLKNVKWSSLDQFAQLELKEI; translated from the exons ATGAGTCAGTCGATATTTTGGATATTGCATAAATATACGCCATGTTTAAACGTTTCTAATAACGCTGTTAACACTTTATTTATCTGGATATCTCCGCTAAGTACTA GGATTTATCGAACAGAAGATATGGACGAACAAACACCGAAAATAACAGAAACGGGCACTTCAAAAGAATGTGATAAACAACCTGAGACCGAAACTGAAACAA GTCCGTTAACATGCGCTGGTGAATCAAGTTTTGGGCCTCGAGACTTCGAAAAAACAGTTTTCATTCACCCAGCAATCTTATCCAAGGGATTTGGAGAGAGCA TTGATGCTGCATACCCGTGCGATGGCACCGGCTTTGTGCTCCTTATAAACTACTCACATAACAGACCAG GGTCAGAAAAAGATGTGAACAAATTGACGGGATTTTTTCGTGATGAACTTGGTTATGAACTTGAAGTCGCCCAGGACAATATGACAAGACATCAACTGAGAAACTGTTTAGAGAACGCGAGGACAAAAATTGACACCCGTTTCTACTGTTTTATCTGCATTGTTATGGCACACGGAGATGAG ACTGGAATAATGACATCCGACGACAAAGTGCAACCATACAACGAAATTTTGGAAACATTCGATAACAAAAGCATGCAGAACTTTGCAG gaCGACCCAAGCTTTTTTTTATCAATGCGTGTAGGGGAAATAGGTTGCAGACGAGCGTTCCGCTTGTGAATCTTGACCACACTGAGGCTGATGCAAAACCGTTTACACCACCCAAATTGGTTGCCGAAACAGCCGACATATTTGCAGTGTATTCGACAGTCTCTG GTTTCGCTTCAATAAGAGACACGGAAGAAGGATCTGTGTTTATCCAGTCTTGTGTAGATGTTTTCAAGAAATACTACGACAGGAAAACTGTTATCGAAATGACAACAGCCATTCAAAGAAAAGTACAAGACAGAGAATCTTGTCAAGTTTCAGAAGTTAAAACTACGCttacaaaacaattgtatctcaAGAACGTGAAATGGTCATCACTTGATCAGTTTGCACAACTAGAGTTGAAAGAAATCTAG
- the LOC127882282 gene encoding caspase-14-like isoform X3 yields MDQIEGRDEETAKVTATGIYRTEDMDEQTPKITETGTSKECDKQPETETETSPLTCAGESSFGPRDFEKTVFIHPAILSKGFGESIDAAYPCDGTGFVLLINYSHNRPGSEKDVNKLTGFFRDELGYELEVAQDNMTRHQLRNCLENARTKIDTRFYCFICIVMAHGDETGIMTSDDKVQPYNEILETFDNKSMQNFAGRPKLFFINACRGNRLQTSVPLVNLDHTEADAKPFTPPKLVAETADIFAVYSTVSGFASIRDTEEGSVFIQSCVDVFKKYYDRKTVIEMTTAIQRKVQDRESCQVSEVKTTLTKQLYLKNVKWSSLDQFAQLELKEI; encoded by the exons ATGGATCAAATAGAAGGTAGAGACGAGGAAACGGCGAAAGTAACAGCTACGG GGATTTATCGAACAGAAGATATGGACGAACAAACACCGAAAATAACAGAAACGGGCACTTCAAAAGAATGTGATAAACAACCTGAGACCGAAACTGAAACAA GTCCGTTAACATGCGCTGGTGAATCAAGTTTTGGGCCTCGAGACTTCGAAAAAACAGTTTTCATTCACCCAGCAATCTTATCCAAGGGATTTGGAGAGAGCA TTGATGCTGCATACCCGTGCGATGGCACCGGCTTTGTGCTCCTTATAAACTACTCACATAACAGACCAG GGTCAGAAAAAGATGTGAACAAATTGACGGGATTTTTTCGTGATGAACTTGGTTATGAACTTGAAGTCGCCCAGGACAATATGACAAGACATCAACTGAGAAACTGTTTAGAGAACGCGAGGACAAAAATTGACACCCGTTTCTACTGTTTTATCTGCATTGTTATGGCACACGGAGATGAG ACTGGAATAATGACATCCGACGACAAAGTGCAACCATACAACGAAATTTTGGAAACATTCGATAACAAAAGCATGCAGAACTTTGCAG gaCGACCCAAGCTTTTTTTTATCAATGCGTGTAGGGGAAATAGGTTGCAGACGAGCGTTCCGCTTGTGAATCTTGACCACACTGAGGCTGATGCAAAACCGTTTACACCACCCAAATTGGTTGCCGAAACAGCCGACATATTTGCAGTGTATTCGACAGTCTCTG GTTTCGCTTCAATAAGAGACACGGAAGAAGGATCTGTGTTTATCCAGTCTTGTGTAGATGTTTTCAAGAAATACTACGACAGGAAAACTGTTATCGAAATGACAACAGCCATTCAAAGAAAAGTACAAGACAGAGAATCTTGTCAAGTTTCAGAAGTTAAAACTACGCttacaaaacaattgtatctcaAGAACGTGAAATGGTCATCACTTGATCAGTTTGCACAACTAGAGTTGAAAGAAATCTAG